A DNA window from Clavibacter sepedonicus contains the following coding sequences:
- the leuS gene encoding leucine--tRNA ligase produces MAHETPDTPGETYDFRAIEAEWSEVWEREQPFRTPDASDSRPRKYILDMFPYPSGDLHMGHAEAFALGDAVARYWRQQGFNVLHPIGWDSFGLPAENAAIKRGVDPREWTYANIETQKQSMKRYGLSFDWERELHTSDPEYYRWNQWLFLKMHEKGLAYRKDSWVNWDPVDQTVLANEQVLPDGTSDRSGAVVVKKKLTQWYLRITDYADRLVDDLNQLEGTWPAKVLSMQRNWIGRSIGAEVDFVVEGRDEPVTVFTTRPDTLHGATFMVVAPDSDLAAELVEGASEEVRESFRGYLERTQRLNEIERSTTDRPKTGIPLGLTAINPVNGERIPVWAADYVLADYGTGAVMAVPAHDQRDLDFARAFDLPVRVVVDTTQPVTGAIRIIPEDGELPDLEEVLPGRTGVALPGEGRLINSGSLNGLSKQPAIKRVIEQLEAEGRGRAAKNYRLRDWLISRQRFWGTPIPIVYDAEGSEIRVPEDQLPVRLPDTEGLDLTPKGKSPLAAATAWSNVPSPVDGSPATRDPDTMDTFMDSSWYWLRFLSPNDATKAFDPADADRWAPIDQYVGGVEHAILHLLYSRFITKVLFDLGYVTFTEPFSALLNQGMVLSGGSKMSKSKGGVDLGSEMDRHGVDAIRLTMAFAGPPEDDIDWEDVSPSGSAKFLARAWRLTGDITSAPEVEWKTGDEALRRVTHRFLAEAPGMLEAFKFNVVIARTMELVNAIRKTIDQGPGGGDAAVREATEVVAVALSLFAPYTAEDMWKRLGREGSVAFAGWRKADRNLLVQTTVTAVVQVDGKVRDKLEVDAKIGADELEALARETAGVRRSTAGRTIDKVIVRAPKIVSITTTPAP; encoded by the coding sequence TTGGCACACGAGACCCCCGACACCCCCGGCGAGACCTACGACTTCCGCGCCATCGAGGCCGAGTGGTCGGAGGTCTGGGAGCGCGAGCAGCCGTTCCGCACGCCGGACGCGAGCGACAGCCGCCCCCGCAAGTACATCCTCGACATGTTCCCGTACCCCTCGGGCGACCTGCACATGGGTCACGCGGAGGCGTTCGCGCTCGGCGACGCGGTCGCGCGCTACTGGCGTCAGCAGGGCTTCAACGTGCTGCACCCCATCGGCTGGGACTCCTTCGGCCTGCCCGCCGAGAACGCCGCCATCAAGCGCGGCGTCGACCCGCGCGAGTGGACCTACGCCAACATCGAGACGCAGAAGCAGTCGATGAAGCGCTACGGCCTCTCCTTCGACTGGGAGCGCGAGCTGCACACGAGCGACCCCGAGTACTACCGGTGGAACCAGTGGCTGTTCCTCAAGATGCACGAGAAGGGCCTCGCCTACCGCAAGGACAGCTGGGTCAACTGGGACCCGGTGGACCAGACGGTGCTCGCTAACGAGCAGGTCCTGCCCGACGGCACGTCCGACCGCTCGGGTGCCGTGGTCGTCAAGAAGAAGCTCACGCAGTGGTACCTGCGCATCACCGACTACGCCGACCGCCTCGTCGACGACCTCAACCAGCTCGAGGGCACGTGGCCCGCCAAGGTCCTCAGCATGCAGCGCAACTGGATCGGCCGCTCGATCGGCGCCGAGGTCGACTTCGTCGTCGAGGGTCGCGACGAGCCCGTCACGGTCTTCACCACGCGCCCGGACACGCTGCACGGCGCGACCTTCATGGTCGTCGCGCCCGACAGCGACCTCGCGGCCGAGCTCGTGGAGGGCGCGTCGGAGGAGGTCCGCGAGTCGTTCCGCGGCTACCTGGAGCGCACGCAGCGCCTCAACGAGATCGAGCGATCCACCACCGACCGCCCGAAGACCGGCATCCCGCTCGGCCTCACGGCGATCAACCCGGTCAACGGCGAGCGGATCCCCGTCTGGGCAGCCGACTACGTGCTCGCCGACTACGGCACGGGCGCGGTCATGGCCGTCCCCGCGCACGACCAGCGCGACCTCGACTTCGCGCGCGCCTTCGACCTGCCGGTGCGCGTGGTGGTCGACACCACGCAGCCCGTCACGGGCGCCATCCGCATCATCCCCGAGGACGGCGAGCTGCCGGACCTCGAGGAGGTGCTGCCCGGTCGCACGGGCGTCGCGCTGCCCGGCGAGGGCCGCCTCATCAACTCCGGATCCCTCAACGGGCTGAGCAAGCAGCCCGCCATCAAGCGCGTCATCGAGCAGCTCGAGGCGGAGGGCCGCGGCCGCGCCGCGAAGAACTACCGTCTGCGCGACTGGCTCATCTCCCGCCAGCGCTTCTGGGGCACGCCCATCCCCATCGTCTACGACGCCGAGGGCAGCGAGATCCGCGTGCCCGAGGACCAGCTGCCCGTGCGCCTGCCCGACACCGAGGGGCTCGACCTCACGCCGAAGGGCAAGTCGCCCCTCGCGGCGGCCACCGCGTGGTCGAACGTGCCGAGTCCCGTCGACGGCAGCCCCGCCACGCGCGACCCTGACACCATGGACACGTTCATGGACAGCTCCTGGTACTGGCTGCGCTTCCTGTCGCCGAACGACGCCACGAAGGCGTTCGACCCGGCCGACGCCGACCGCTGGGCGCCCATCGACCAGTACGTGGGCGGCGTGGAGCACGCCATCCTGCACCTGCTGTACTCGCGCTTCATCACGAAGGTGCTGTTCGACCTCGGCTACGTCACCTTCACCGAGCCGTTCAGCGCGCTGCTCAACCAGGGCATGGTGCTCTCCGGCGGCAGCAAGATGTCGAAGAGCAAGGGCGGCGTCGACCTCGGATCCGAGATGGACCGCCATGGCGTCGACGCCATCCGCCTGACGATGGCGTTCGCCGGCCCGCCGGAGGACGACATCGACTGGGAGGACGTCTCCCCGTCCGGCTCCGCCAAGTTCCTGGCGCGGGCGTGGCGCCTCACGGGCGACATCACGAGTGCGCCCGAGGTCGAGTGGAAGACGGGGGACGAAGCTCTCCGCCGCGTCACCCACCGGTTCCTCGCCGAGGCGCCCGGCATGCTCGAGGCGTTCAAGTTCAACGTCGTCATCGCGCGCACGATGGAGCTGGTCAACGCGATCCGCAAGACCATCGACCAGGGTCCGGGCGGCGGCGACGCGGCGGTGCGCGAGGCGACGGAGGTCGTGGCCGTCGCGCTGAGCCTGTTCGCGCCGTACACCGCGGAGGACATGTGGAAGCGCCTCGGTCGCGAGGGCTCGGTGGCCTTCGCGGGCTGGCGCAAGGCCGACCGCAACCTGCTCGTGCAGACCACGGTCACGGCCGTCGTGCAGGTCGACGGCAAGGTGCGCGACAAGCTCGAGGTCGACGCGAAGATCGGGGCGGACGAGCTCGAGGCCCTCGCGCGCGAGACCGCGGGCGTCAGGCGATCCACCGCGGGGCGCACGATCGACAAGGTCATCGTCCGCGCGCCCAAGATCGTGAGCATCACCACGACCCCCGCTCCCTGA